From Coffea arabica cultivar ET-39 chromosome 2e, Coffea Arabica ET-39 HiFi, whole genome shotgun sequence, the proteins below share one genomic window:
- the LOC113730506 gene encoding uncharacterized protein isoform X2, producing MQIQTPVSKHDMENMYMWVFKERPENALGKMQLRSYMNGHSRQGERLFPFSVEKGFVRSHRMQRKHYRGLSNPQCVHGIEVVRTPNLNILDDEERKKWMELTGRDLNFSIPPEASDFGSWRHLPNTDFELVRPPALKSNPSSHPKRLLSGSSLNLSTQTSNHSNGAGLELLAICNKRKKNFFPHVNDDDFCLPINSNQDKVLDIHAIEPPWLSEFTGVMRSAYGPVTAAKTIYEDDQGFLIIVSMPFVDLQRVKVTWRNTLSHGIVKISCVSIGCLPMIKRHDRTFKLTDPTPEHCPQGEFVREIPLPTRIPEDAKLEAYGDPTGTMLEILVPKHRVGPEEHEVRVCLRPSPWSERAYVDLTEALV from the exons ATGCAGATTCAAACCCCTGTTTCCAAG CATGATATGGAGAACATGTATATGTGGGTCTTCAAAGAGAGACCTGAAAATGCTCTGGGGAAGATGCAGCTCAGGAGCTACATGAATGGGCATTCACGTCAAGGGGAGCGCCTCTTCCCTTTCAGCGTGGAGAAGGGGTTTGTTCGATCTCACAGAATGCAGAGGAAACATTACAGGGGTCTCTCGAATCCCCAGTGTGTCCATGGTATCGAGGTTGTTCGGACTCCCAATCTCAATATTCTTGATGATGAGGAGCGGAAGAAGTGGATGGAGCTCACTGGAAGAGACTTGAACTTCTCAATTCCTCCTGAAGCCAGTGATTTTGGTTCATGGAGGCATTTACCAAACACTGATTTTGAGCTTGTGAGACCTCCAGCATTAAAAAGTAATCCAAGCTCCCATCCTAAAAGATTGCTTAGTGGTTCGAGCCTGAATTTATCTACGCAGACATCAAACCATTCAAATGGTGCAGGGTTGGAACTTCTGGCCATCTGCAACAAGCGGAAGAAGAACTTCTTCCCACATGTAAATGATGATGATTTTTGTTTGCCTATTAATTCGAATCAGGATAAAGTCTTGGATATCCATGCGATTGAGCCTCCTTGGTTGAGTGAGTTCACTGGAGTTATGAGGAGTGCATATGGGCCTGTGACAGCTGCAAAAACTATATATGAAGATGACCAGGGGTTTTTGATTATTGTTAGCATGCCTTTTGTAGATCTGCAGCGGGTGAAAGTTACGTGGAGAAACACTCTCTCACATGGAATTGTGAAGATATCTTGTGTCAGCATTGGGTGTTTACCAATGATCAAGAGACACGACAGGACATTTAAGCTAACAGATCCAACACCAGAGCACTGCCCTCAAGGAGAATTTGTTCGCGAAATTCCCCTTCCAACTCGCATACCAGAAGATGCTAAATTAGAAGCATATGGTGATCCAACAGGAACTATGCTTGAGATTCTTGTTCCTAAGCACCGTGTAGGACCAGAAGAGCATGAGGTCCGTGTCTGTCTTCGCCCTTCTCCTTGGAGTGAGCGTGCATATGTTGACTTGACAGAGGCTTTGGTCTGA
- the LOC113730506 gene encoding uncharacterized protein isoform X1, which produces MPAKEKMGEDLLTSLSMESNRLSTLLTMDSSSSNHEEAERELNRAVNLLQPPDINVPLSAEPSPPPPVWNDSCDMLDVGIGPQLYEVEANNIATKIGKKCAKRLDSVWGAWFFFSFYFKPVLNEKSKNKVTWESNGLNGYDKSDLKLDVFLVQHDMENMYMWVFKERPENALGKMQLRSYMNGHSRQGERLFPFSVEKGFVRSHRMQRKHYRGLSNPQCVHGIEVVRTPNLNILDDEERKKWMELTGRDLNFSIPPEASDFGSWRHLPNTDFELVRPPALKSNPSSHPKRLLSGSSLNLSTQTSNHSNGAGLELLAICNKRKKNFFPHVNDDDFCLPINSNQDKVLDIHAIEPPWLSEFTGVMRSAYGPVTAAKTIYEDDQGFLIIVSMPFVDLQRVKVTWRNTLSHGIVKISCVSIGCLPMIKRHDRTFKLTDPTPEHCPQGEFVREIPLPTRIPEDAKLEAYGDPTGTMLEILVPKHRVGPEEHEVRVCLRPSPWSERAYVDLTEALV; this is translated from the coding sequence ATGCccgcaaaagaaaaaatgggtgaAGATCTTCTCACTAGCTTATCGATGGAAAGCAATCGATTATCTACCCTTCTGACCATGGATTCTAGTTCGTCTAATCACGAGGAAGCTGAGAGAGAGTTGAATCGGGCGGTCAATCTTTTGCAGCCGCCCGATATCAATGTTCCTCTTTCAGCTGAGCCCAGTCCTCCCCCTCCCGTGTGGAACGATAGTTGTGATATGTTAGATGTTGGTATTGGCCCCCAGCTTTATGAGGTTGAGGCGAATAATATTGCAACTAAGATTGGAAAGAAATGTGCTAAGCGGTTGGATAGTGTTTGGGGTGCTTGGTTCTTTTTCAGTTTCTATTTTAAGCCAGTCTTGAATGAGAAATCAAAGAATAAGGTCACTTGGGAAAGTAATGGGCTTAATGGATACGATAAGTCAGATTTGAAGCTGGATGTTTTCTTGGTTCAGCATGATATGGAGAACATGTATATGTGGGTCTTCAAAGAGAGACCTGAAAATGCTCTGGGGAAGATGCAGCTCAGGAGCTACATGAATGGGCATTCACGTCAAGGGGAGCGCCTCTTCCCTTTCAGCGTGGAGAAGGGGTTTGTTCGATCTCACAGAATGCAGAGGAAACATTACAGGGGTCTCTCGAATCCCCAGTGTGTCCATGGTATCGAGGTTGTTCGGACTCCCAATCTCAATATTCTTGATGATGAGGAGCGGAAGAAGTGGATGGAGCTCACTGGAAGAGACTTGAACTTCTCAATTCCTCCTGAAGCCAGTGATTTTGGTTCATGGAGGCATTTACCAAACACTGATTTTGAGCTTGTGAGACCTCCAGCATTAAAAAGTAATCCAAGCTCCCATCCTAAAAGATTGCTTAGTGGTTCGAGCCTGAATTTATCTACGCAGACATCAAACCATTCAAATGGTGCAGGGTTGGAACTTCTGGCCATCTGCAACAAGCGGAAGAAGAACTTCTTCCCACATGTAAATGATGATGATTTTTGTTTGCCTATTAATTCGAATCAGGATAAAGTCTTGGATATCCATGCGATTGAGCCTCCTTGGTTGAGTGAGTTCACTGGAGTTATGAGGAGTGCATATGGGCCTGTGACAGCTGCAAAAACTATATATGAAGATGACCAGGGGTTTTTGATTATTGTTAGCATGCCTTTTGTAGATCTGCAGCGGGTGAAAGTTACGTGGAGAAACACTCTCTCACATGGAATTGTGAAGATATCTTGTGTCAGCATTGGGTGTTTACCAATGATCAAGAGACACGACAGGACATTTAAGCTAACAGATCCAACACCAGAGCACTGCCCTCAAGGAGAATTTGTTCGCGAAATTCCCCTTCCAACTCGCATACCAGAAGATGCTAAATTAGAAGCATATGGTGATCCAACAGGAACTATGCTTGAGATTCTTGTTCCTAAGCACCGTGTAGGACCAGAAGAGCATGAGGTCCGTGTCTGTCTTCGCCCTTCTCCTTGGAGTGAGCGTGCATATGTTGACTTGACAGAGGCTTTGGTCTGA
- the LOC113733461 gene encoding uncharacterized protein: MAPILPTCVCGMKTVMITSWTAQNPGRRFAKCALGEDGCGYWGWIDDEMRSRSTMIIPGLLRKINGMEEKMVEFEKTARKWEAKAVKLEGKMKPLKIEIAKYKSANKRLIRCAVLPWLIVVLAMFVRRIDNSGGMLQICGIVENH, translated from the exons ATGGCACCCATTTTGCCTACTTGTGTTTGTGGGATGAAGACAGTAATGATAACTTCATGGACTGCACAAAATCCGGGAAGAAGATTTGCCAAATGCGCTTTGGGGGAG GATGGCTGTGGCTATTGGGGTTGGATAGATGATGAAATGCGCTCTCGATCTACAATGATTATACCTGGTCTACTCAGAAAGATCAATGGAATGGAGGAaaaaatggttgaatttgaaaaAACTGCAAGAAAGTGGGAAGCAAAAGCTGTGAAATTGGAGGGTAAAATGAAGCCACTTAAAATTGAAATTGCCAAGTACAAATCAGCCAATAAGCGACTCATTCGATGTGCAGTGTTGCCTTGGCTAATAGTTGTCTTAGCAATGTTTGTTAGGAGAATAGATAATTCTGGTGGCATGCTACAAATTTGTGGCATCGTTGAAAATCACTGA